The following DNA comes from Spirulina major PCC 6313.
CGAAACCGGGTTGATGGGGATATTATTTGGCAACTGCTTCCCTAGGGGAAAGCGATCGCGCGTTCCCGACAGATGCAACAATGGGTTGGGAGGCGTGCGCCTCTGGATTAACGCTGTGACTGATGTGAATTGTTATGCCGAATTTTTTACTCGAAGTCGGGACAGAAGAACTACCGGCTGATTTTGTTGCCAGTGCGATCGCCCAATGGCAAACCCTTATTCCTGCCAGTCTCAGCGCCGCCAGCCTCAGCCCGCAGCACTGCGCGATCTACGCCACGCCCCGCCGCCTCGCCGTGGTCTTAACCGATGTGCCGGCCCAACAACCCGACCGCAGCGAAGAGCTTAAAGGCCCCCCCGTCAAAGCCGCATTTAAAGACGGTCAACCCACCCCCGCCGCCACCGGCTTCGCCAAGAAGCAGGGCATCAGTGTTGATGATTTTGTGATTCGCGACACGCCCAAAGGGGAATTTATCTTTGTCACCAAACACCATTTGGGGCAACCCGCCGCCGCACTCCTGCCGGACTTAGTGCAGCAGTGGATTACGGGTTTAGAAGGGCGGCGTTTTATGCGATGGGGCGATGGTGAACTGCGGTTTCCCCGGCCGATTCGCTGGCTCGTGACCCTCTGGGATGAGGCCGTGTTACCCGTGACCCTGACCAGTGGATCGGATCGGATCGTCAGCGATCGCATCTCCCAGGGCCATCGCGTCCTTCATCCTGAACCTGTTAAACTCGCCGATCCGATCAGTTATCGCGACACCCTGGCCGCCGCCGCTGTTGTCGTTGATCCCGAAGCGCGGCGATCGCACATTCTCGACCAAATTCACCAAGCCGCCCAAAGCGTCAACGGCCGCGCCATCATCTCCGACGACCTCCTCGCGGAAGTGGTGAACCTCGTCGAAGCCCCCCACGCCGTCGTCGGCACCTTTGAAGCCGAATACCTCGCCCTCCCCTCAGAAGTGATCACCACCGTCATGGTCACCCATCAACGCTATTTCCCCATCCAAGACAACAACGGCGCACTCTTGCCCCACTTCATCACCATCGCCAACGGTGACCCCCAAAAAGCCGACATCATCGCCGCTGGCAATGCCCGCGTCATCCGTGCCCGCCTCGCAGACGGTAAATTCTTCTACGATGCCGACTGTGATGAACCCCTCGAAGCCAACCTCCCCCAACTGGAAACCATCACCTTCCAAGCCGATTTAGGATCAATGCAGGTGAAAGTCGATCGCATCCTTGACCTCACCGCCGAAATCAGCCAGCAACTCAATCTACCGCCCGACCTCGCCGCCACCATCGAACGCGCCGCCCTCCTCTGCAAAGCCGACCTCGTTTCCCAGATGGTCTACGAATTCCCGGAACTTCAGGGCATTATGGGGGAAAAATACGCCCGCATCAGTGGGGAATCGGACGAGGTGGCCCAGGCGATTTTTGAACATTACCTACCACGGGGAGCCGATGACGATCTGCCCCAAACCCTGGCGGGGCAAGTGGTGGGCATTGCCGATCGCCTCGATTCCTTGGTGAGTATTTTTGGCTTGGGGATGATTCCCACGGGGTCGTCTGATCCCTTTGCCCTGCGGCGGGCGGCCAATGCGGTGATTAATGTGATTTGGGCGGCGAATTTGGAGATTAATCTGCTTGACCTGCTCGAACAGTTTGCCGCTGCCTTTGTCAGTGCCCATGCCGAGTACGAATCGCCGTTCCTCGCCCTCCAGAGCTTTTTCATCCAACGGGCGCGGACACTACTCCAAGACGAGTTAGGGATTGAGTATGACTTGGTGAATGCGGTGTTAGGGGAAGACGACCCCGACTATGAAGTGCGAGCGTTGCAAAATCTGTGTGATCTACGCGATCGCGCCTGCTTCCTCCAGTCCCTGCGCAAAAATCGAACCCTAGAACTACTTTACGAAACCGTCAACCGTTCCACCCGCCTCGCCGCCAAAGGGTCACTCCCCACGGACGAACTCAACCCCTACGAGGTCATTCAATCCCACCTCTTTGAACAAGAGTCGGAACGGGAACTCTTCCAAACCCTCTGTAAATTGCTCCCCCAAACCCAACAAGCGATCGCCGAACGGGACTATCAACGCCTTGTAGACGGTCTCGCCGCCATTTCCCCCCATGTCACCCGCTTTTTCGATGGTGACGACAGCGTTTTGGTGATGGCCGAAGATCCCGATGTGCAAAATAATCGCCTCAATCTCCTCGGTTTGATTCGCAACCATGCCCGTGTCCTCGCTGACTTTGGCGCAATCCTTAAACCCTAAACAACCGAACACAACCCAGACAGGGGGCTGAAGCCCCTTGCGCTGACGCTCTGATCACGAAAATCATGCCAATAGCGGTCTAAAACTGAATCCGATCGCGGGTTCCGGTATTTTTAGCATTCTTGGCGATAAATTCAATAATCTTACCCGCCACATCAACCCCCGTCGCCCGCTCGATGCCCTCCAATCCAGGGGAGGAATTCACCTCCATCACCACCGGGCCATGGTGCGATCGCAACAAATCCACCCCCGCCACCCGGAGGCCCATCGCCTTCGCCGACCGCACCGCCGTACTCCGCTCCTCCGGCGTGAGCTTCACCCCCGCTGCCGAGCCGCCCCGATGGAGATTAGAGCGAAATTCTCCCGGCGGCCCCTGGCGTTTCATCGCGGCCACCACTTTGCCCCCCACCACAAAACAGCGCAAATCCGCGCCCTTGGCTTCCTTGATATATTCCTGCACTAAAATATTGGCTTCGAGGCCGCGAAAGGCTTCAATCACCGATCGCGCCGCCGGTTTCGTTTCCGCCAACACTACCCCTAGGCCCTGCGTCCCTTCGAGGAGTTTAATCACCAAGGGCGCACCCCCCACCGTATCAATCAGGCCGTCAATGTCTTCTGTGGCATGGGCGAAGCCGGTTACGGGCAGGCCGATACCTTCACGGGCGAGAATCTGAAGGCAGCGTAGCTTATCCCGCGATCGCGAAATCGCCTGGGATTCATTGGCACTAAACACCCCCATCACCTCAAACTGTCGCACCACCGCCGTCCCATAGAACGTCCGCGATGCCCCAATGCGCGGAATAATCGCATCAAAATTTTCCAAAGTCTTACCGTTGTAGACAATGGTGGGATTGTGGGAGGTGATGTTCATGTAGCAACGCAGATAGTTCACCACCCGGATCTCATGCCCCCGTTCTTCCGCTGCTTCCCGGAGCCGACGGGTGGAATACAGAGAAGAATCTTGAGAAAGGATCGCGATTTTCATGATTCAGTGGAGACAGAACAGGGTTAGGTTAATTATCTACCCATTGCGGGGTAGGTTTGAACGTCCTCGACAGAATTGCCGGGACGTTCGCAGGATTCAGCAACGCGGGGCTAGGGGTGCGATCGCTGCAAATACGATCGCCCCGGATCAACCCAAAACCGCCGGCGAATCGCTTCTCGACCCAACAACATCCGAAACCCCATCTGATCCCGACTCGTTAACGTCAGTTCAATGGGCCAAGTTTGCTCACCCACCGTTACCAAGGTTTTCACCACCGGGCGCAGTTGGGCATGACCCCCGGAACTTTTAACCGTGCGTTGGTCGAGAAGAGGTGCTTCCGCCTGGATGGTTAGGGCCGTCGAACGCTGCTGAGGATGCACTTTGAATTGCATCAAAACAATCCCGTCCCGCTCGATTTTTTCAATATCAAAGGCATGGAGCGCCGATGATCTCGCGCCGGTATCAATTTTGGCCTTAATCGGATCAATCTCCAAAGCGGGCAACGTCAAATATTCACGCCAACCGATCAATGGTAACGGTGAGGATGACACCGGAAACACCCCCTAATAACTATTTAGGTTTGATATGGGCTTGATCTTAGCGGTTCAGCTATGGCAAAGATAGGGCTTGACAAATCGTCTGCCCTATCTTGATCGGTGGGTCGGCAATCCCAGCGATGATTCAGGGTGAAGTGCAGTCAATGGGGCTTATTCCCGGGCCGAGAGGCGATATTGTCGCCCCGGAACATCAGACCCCACCCAGATGTGATAGTCCCCAGCCGTCCAGTCTAAGCCTTGCAACACCGCATCTTCATTAAAGCCGCGCCCGATCGCACTACAGTGGATCGCCCCGCTGGGGTCTTGCACCATCAAAATCGTCGGCTTGCCACCGTTGTTCACCGCCAAGCGGAGAGTTTCGATACTGGGATGCACGCTCAGGATGTGGTCAGGGGTTTCGCTGGCATAAATGTCGGTGGCTTGGCAGGCGGGGGGCGTGGCATTACCTCCCCGTTGGGCTGCTAGATCAGCAAGTTGGATCGCGCCGCCGGTGGTGCCCATGACCGTTGCCTTGGCACGATCAAAACCACGGGCAACCGCTAATTCTCCAAAGTTAGCCTCTTGGGCGAAGCCGGGGCTAGCTCCTAAGCTGATGACTAAAGACAGGAATAAGGGATAGTACTGTCGGATCGATACCATGGTGTTAACCTCCTCAATCCCAGCAATGCAAGTTAGGCTTCTAGCTGCGATCGCAATCTGACGTGTTGATTCTGTAGCTGGGTGAATACCCTTAGCTTAAAGGCGAATCGAGGCAGAGTCACCCGACAATCAGCCAGTCCTGAAGCTGCCACACCCTGGCTCTCCATTCGCTCGCAGGGAAGTACAAAACGAATTCAATGGCTCTAAAACTGGTGTACATTCAAGTCTAGAGTTGAGAAAGCCCCCCATGCCTGTACTGATCGCCACGTTCCTACTCATCGGTTTGAATTGGCTGATTTCCGGTGTTGTGTCGGTGCAAGCGTTGGCGCTCTTTCGTGGGTTAGGAACAGTGGGGTGGTGGGCAATCGGGCTGCTGGGTTTGGGGGCGATCGCTTGGTGTTTTGGCGACGATCCCTAAGGGCCGATCCGGTTCCGTCGCGGCGTTCCTTGCAAACGTTACTATCCTTTTTTTATCCTGTTCTATGCGTCAGTCCTGGTATCTCTGCATTGGTTTTGCGTCACTATTTACCCTGGGATTGACCCCGGCCCTCCGGGCCCAACCCCTGACCCCAGAAGCGGTAAACCTCGATCCGGACGTGGTGGAAGAAAGCCCCGTCCTCCAGCGTTGGCTAGAGGCTGTTCCCGATGTGGGGAAAGACATTCGCCATGATCCGAGTTTTCGATCCCGGGTGCGTTTGGGTTACTCAAATTTTCCCTCGACGGCGGGGCAGGGGGGGTGGCACGGAGGCGTTGAAGATCTGTTTTTAGGGGACAGTGCCGCCACGGTGAGCGCGGGGTATCAAGGCACCTGGAGCGGCGATCGCGCCACCTGGGGCGGCGATTTGCGCTACTATCTCCGCCCCTTGGGGGACTATTTCAATGTCGCTCCCGTGGTGGGCTATCGTCACATCACCACCGAGGGTCAACAAACCGATGGGATCAATTTGGGAATTAAAGTCCAGTTTGCCCTGTCCCGCACGGGAGCGGCAGATCTTGCCCTACAGCAAAGTTTCGTCTCGGTGGGAACGGCGGCGGAAGTGGGGATTACCAGCCTGTCCTTGGGATATGCGATCGCGCCTCACCTCAGACTCGCCACCGATCTCGAAAAACAAAATTCTCGCTACGAAAAAGATAGTCGGGTCGGCATTTCCCTTGAATGGCTGTTTTGACCCCAATCGGTCAGATTTGTTCATACTTTGAAATGTTTGCACTCGTGTGTTCGGCTCAAGCGATAGGATATGAGCAGTTCAGTCACGATTTTCTAGATAAGCGCGTGTTAGCCATTAACCTATTCACAGCATTAAGCGAGTTTTCCCGGATGCACTGCGGCGCAATCTGTGCTGTCTTGATTCCCTGCGTGCTGTTGGTCGCCATCTACACCTTGGTCTTGCTGTATTGGCAAAAACCGATCGCTACCCTCTGCACTACGGCAACGGTGGGAACGGGGTTGGCGATGATTCTTTTTCTGCATGTGTCCACTTGGTTCATGATTGGGGTGGTCACGCCGGTAACGTTTGTTTTGGCAGCGTTGGGGCTGACCTGTGTGGTGAGCAATTGGGCGGCGGTGGGATGGGGCTGGTGGCGATCGCACCGCCCCCAAACCCCCAACTTGGTTTAGTTTGCTCTTTTTTGGGTCTGGGGGGGTCGCAGCGATCGCGTCAGCAGGACAACCTCAAACCCCCAGAATCATTCGCATCCCAGAAATCGGCGGTTATCATAGAAGTCTGAATCGATAGGCACGCAGAGTCCGCGGCCAAGGCCCCTCACCTGCGCCTCGTCATGTTCTCAGCCCAACCCTCTGTTTCGGAGCCACTGCCATCGCCGCCTCTCTCCGCCCTAGAGGCCGTGGCACACCAAACCTTAGATTCAATGTTGCTGGCGACGCGAGCGATCGCGATCTGGTGGGTCAGCGATCGCCCCAACGCTGCCCCCCTCTGCCACAGCAACCCCCAACACCCCCACTACAGCCCCCAACACCTCCACCACCTCCAACAGGATTGCCACCAAGTCAGCCGGGGTGAACCCAGTCACTTCACCACCATGCTTCGCCCCTTGGCCTCCCGCCATCACCACCTCACCCCCACGGTGTGTCACATCACCGAACCCGCCGACCTCGGCATCTTGTACCATTACCCCTTGCCCAGTGAGAGTGCAACGCCCCACTATGCGGCCCTGTGGTGCGAAAAACGGCTATCGAGCAATCAAACCCACTACATTGAACAACTCCTTAGCCTCCTCTGTCACTACGCCCAAGCTACCCAGACCCTCGCCCAGCAACAACAACGCCTCGACATTCTCCAGCAAACCCTCCAACGGGGCAAACATCAACTGCGCAGCCCCCTAGCGCTGATTCGCCTCTATGCGGAAAATCTCAAATTGGGGTTAGCGGATGAAACCCTTCAAGCCCAGGCTGATGTGATTCGGATCACAGCGACGGAATTGAGTGATAATCTCAAGAAATTACTGGATTTGCATGGGCCGCAATCGCTGCACTTGATGGCGACGAATCTACAGCAGGTGTTCGCGGATTTAGAAACGATGTTATTGCCTCGGTTAACCGAGCGGCGGGTGGAGTTAGCGATCGCCCCACAGCCCCTGTGGATTTGGGTTGATCCGTGGAAATTAAAACAGGTGTTGGAAATTGTCGTGACCAATGCCCTGGAGTTTAGCCCGGTGGGGGGGACGGTGTCCTGTCGGGGGGATGTGGCGGGGGATTGGGTGCAGATTGCGATCGCCGATCAAGGGCCCGGCATTGCGCCGACGGTGTTGCCCCATATTTTCGAGCCGTTCTATTCCCAACGGTCAGGGGGAACGGGGTTAGGGCTAGCGATCGCCGCCGATATCATCCGCGAACACCACGGCACGATTCGCGTCGAGAATCGTCCCCACGGCGGCGCAGCATTCCAGATCACCCTCCCCCATCCACCGGCTCAAGGAACGTTGGGCGTGTTAGGGGAGTTTTGCCTTTGAATACAAGTGCTGAATCGGTCTCTGTGGTGTTGATTGACGATGAGCCGCTGTTTCGGCAGGGCCTGCGCCGGTTTTTCAGTCTGTCTCACTCTGATGCAGTGGTGAGGGTGCAGGTGGTGGGCGAAGCGGATTCCGTCGAACAGGGGTTAGACCTGATCCAAACCCGCAAGCCCGACATGATCCTGCTGGATATGGAGTTACCCCACCTGAATGGTTTGGATGCTCTGTTACACCTGAAGGAACAGGCCTACGCGGGGGATGTGTTGGTGCTCTCGGCCCATCAGGATGATCAATGGATTTTTCTGGCGATGCAAAGTGGGGCGAAGGGCTATGTGTTTAAAGAGGCCGTCACGGAGCAACTGCCAGCGGCGATCGCCACGGTGTTAGCGGGTAAAATCTACTTGGCTCCTGACGTGGCCACCTGTTTTTTTCGCCGTTTTCAAGACCTCGCCAGTCAATCCCTGCCCTTGGTGAAGTCCTTGCATTTAACCGAGCGCGAGCAGGATGTGCTGTATTGGCTGGTGCAGGGAGAGCCGAATACCCAGATCGCCCGTCATCTGTTCGTGACGGTGGCGACGGTGAAAGCCCATTTAACTTCGATTTTTGAAAAATTAGGGGTGTCGAGCCGTACCCAAGCCATTGTTAAGGCTTTACGCTTAGGATTGGTAAAACCCTAGGGATCGCCCCTGATGCAAAGAAATATTGACTTGGGTCTCGTTCGCGCCCAATTCCCCCTAGCCTGAATCCGAATACCTTTTCTCTTCATGAGTAATCATCTTGCGATCGCCACTGTTACCGCCACCCTCCAACGGATTATTCAATCCACCATTCAAGCTGATGTCAGTGGGGCACGGGTCACGACACTACGCCCGGACAGTATCGGCACGGCCACCCCGACCACGGGGGTGAATATTTTCCTCTACCATGTGCCGATGAACTATATGTGGGGCAACAGTGCGGAAATTCAGCGCCGCAATCGTCGGGGCGAGGGGGCAGTGCGATCGCGGACCGCCGTCGATATGCATTACATGATTAGCTGCTACGGTAACGATGCCGAACTCGAACCCCAACGCCTTTTAGGAAGCGTGATCCGCACCCTCACGGACTACAAAATCATTTCGCGAGACCTGATTCACGACACCCTCGAAGATGCCAACCTGGACTATCTCAGCAATTCTGACCTCTCCGAACAGTTTGCCGAAATTGCCTTCGCGCCCCTGAATTTGACCCTCGATGAACTGTCAAAAGTCTGGTCGGTGTTTTTCCAAACGCCCTATTGTCTATCGGTGGCCTACAAAGCAACGGTGGCGATGATCGAAGGAGAAGCCACGGGGGAAGCACCGCTACCGGTGAGCGATCGCCAATACGGCGGCACGTCCCCCCTCGCCGGTCAACCGCAAATCACGGAGGTAATCAGCGATCGCGGTCGCTTCTACCCGATCGAAACCAGCAGCACCCTCCGCATCCGCGGCCAACATCTCAACGGCCCCGACACCTTCATCCGCATCGGCGCGATCGAAGCCGCCCCCACCGAACAGAGCGCCGATCAACTCCTCCTCAACCTCGCCACCCTGCCCACGGATCAACTCCGCGCCGGCATTCAAAGCCTCCAAGTGGTCTATCGCCAAGCCAAGGCCGACAATGGCAAACCCGCCCCCCGCGTCGAATCCAACACCACCCCTTTCGTCCTCCGTCCCACGGTGCAACACCTGGAGGTGGGGCAACTCACCGGCACAGCCCGGCGAGGGCGTAACGGCACGGTCACCGTGGAGAGCAATCTCCCGATGCTCCCTGAGCAGCGGGTGACCCTCTCGCTCCATGAGTGGTCTACGAATGATCCGGCGACCTACCTTTTTGAAGCCTCGGCCCGAGATGCGATCGCTACCGTTGTGGACATTCCGATCAAAAACGTCAAACCGGGGGACTATCTCGTCCGTCTCCATGTCGATGGGGCCGAGAGTTGCCTAGAGGTGGATCAAGATCCGGAGAGCGACACCTATGGCTGGTATGTCGGCCCCCGCTTACTGATGGTTTAAGCAAAGCTTAGGAGTGGATTGACTAATTCTTTCTGATGCTTCAGATTTAACGCAATTTCTTATCAACCTGATTACAAGGAATGATGATGGCGAGTTACTTGATCAAAGTTGCCGGTTTAGGATTTATTCATAAAAATTGGAAGACGGAAGAACCCCGCTTCTGCGCCGCCCAAGCCACCGCGAAAACCTGGACAACACGCAAAGCCGCCATTGGCTTCGGTTCTGAGCAGCTTACCCCCCGTCTCAAAATAGGCTGGGAACTCTGGGAACTCGACGATGAGACCCTAGAACCGGTCATTTTGCCCCGGTCTCTGTTTGAAAGCCAGCGCGGCTAGGATGCGACCCAGACCGCGCCCCGTTCTGCCAGTTATGATCTTTAGATCAACCCGACGATCGGCATGAAGTTCTATAATTAGGCCTTGTTAAGCGCAGCATTATAGGGAAATCCAAGTGTTTCACCTCAGTGGTTACGAATATTTTTTAGGCTTTCTCCTGATCGCCAGTTCCGTTCCGATCTTGTCGCTGATTGCGTCGAAAATCTTGCGCCCTCGTACCGGCGGGCCAGAGCGGCGCACCACCTACGAATCGGGAATGGAGCCTATCGGCGGAGCATGGATTCAATTCAACATCCGGTACTATATGTTCGCCCTTGTGTTTGTGGTCTTCGATGTTGAAACCGTGTTTCTCTACCCGTGGGCCGTCGCCTTTAGTCAATTGGGTTTGCTAGCCTTTATAGAAGCCCTCATCTTCATCGCAATTTTGGTTGTTGCCTTGGTGTATGCATGGCGTAAAGGAGCGTTAGAGTGGTCATGAATTTAGAATCAATCGAACAGCAAAACGTTGAAAAAATCTTAAATCCGGTGGCCCGCACCGGGGTTACCCAAGACTTATCGGAAAATATCGTCCTCACCACCGTAGATGACCTCTACAACTGGGCGAAACTATCCAGCCTCTGGCCCTTACTCTACGGGACGGCTTGTTGTTTTATCGAGTTTGCCGCGATGATCGGCTCTCGGTTTGACTTTGACCGTTTTGGTCTGGTGCCGCGTTCGAGTCCCCGGCAGGCGGATCTTTTGATTACCGCCGGCACGATTACGATGAAAATGGCCCCGGCCTTGGTGCGGCTCTACGAAGAAATGCCCGAACCGAAGTATGTGATCGCTATGGGAGCCTGCACGATTACCGGCGGAATGTTCAGTGTGGATTCGCCCAGTGCGGTGCGGGGTGTGGATAAGTTGATTCCGGTGGATGTTTATATTCCCGGTTGTCCGCCGCGCCCGGAAGCGATTATGGATGCGATCGTAAAGCTGCGCAAAAAGGTGGCCAATGAGTCGATCCAAGAGCGGGCCACGGTGCTAGAGCAGCAGCATGAATATTACTGCACGACCCACAACATGAAGGTGACGGAGCCGATTTTGACTGGGGAATATTTGCGATCGCCCGATCGCCAAGCCCCTACCAAAGAACTCACCGAAGCCTACGGGCTGCCCATTGCCCCCACCCGTCAAGATGTGAAAGAAGAGGTTGATCGTGGCTGAAGACAACACTCCCAACAACGCCCCGGAAGAAGAATCCACCGCCCTTGTGGCCGGCCCGGCATCATCATGGCTCACCGAGAATGGCTTTGACCATGGTTTGCTCGAACCGGATCACCTCGGCATTGAGATGATCCAAGTGGAGGCGAAGGTGCTCCTGCCCATCTGCACCGCGCTTCGAGCTTACGGGTTCAACTATTTGCAATGTCAAGGGGGTTATGATCTAGGCCCCGGTAAAGAACTCGTCAGTTTTTACCATTTGGTGAAAGTCAGTGACGATGCCGAAAGTACCGAAGAAATTCGGGTTAAGGTGTTCGTGCCCCGCGACAATCCCCATGTGCCTTCGGTTTACTGGATTTGGAAGGCGGCGGACTGGCAAGAGCGGGAAACCTACGATATGTACGGTATTGTCTACGATGGCCATCCCAATTTGAAACGGTTATTGATGCCGGAAGATTGGATCGGTTGGCCCCTGCGCAAGGACTATATTTCTCCCGATTTTTACGAATTACAGGATGCCCATTAAGGGCGATCGCTCACCCCGTCCGGGTGCTTGGGTTTAAGATCATCCTGAACAGAAAAGAGTGAGTGTGACACACTCACTCTTTGGCATGAAGGGGAGATTTTTGCTTTAACCTCCCTTGCCGGCGTTGCGGTGAAAAGTCAGATTGTTTCTCTGGGTGCTGGGCATGGGTTAAATGCCCACATCAATGGGGAAGCGGCGCATTAGATCGACGGCGCGGCGGGCATTTTGGCGGATAGTGTCGGAGAGGCCGGGGACGTGGGGAATTTGGGACAGAAAGTCTACGGTACGCCGTAACATTCGCACCAAATCACCCTCATCAAAACTGCAATTGTCGCCCAGGGTTTCCCAGGTCACACCGAGGGCCCATTGTTCCATCACGCCGATGATATTAAGGGTTTCGTCTTCGAGCCAGACGGGAAGGGCGACTTTGTAGCGGTGCTGCACTTTGATCAACTCTTTACGGAGGGGGAGCAAGTTGGCCAGGGCCACGAGCACTGATTCCGGGGGGGCGTAGTTTGTCCAGCTATCGGGGCGGGGGGGTTCGCTGATCAGGCTATAGACAGCGGCGGCGAGTTCCGGGGGGCCGAGGGGATCGAGGTAGCCGGACATCAGGGCGAGGCCGAGCCAGAGTTCGTTATCGCCGCGAATGGCGGCGGCGGCTTGGCCGATTTCGGTGGGGTCGTATTCGATCAGGGCATCGAATTCGCGGAGGACTTTGACGAGGTTGGAGAAGTCGCGCCAATGTTGGGTTTGGTGTTCTTTGTATTGGGCTTGACGATCGCGCAATCGCCGTTGCAGTTGAATCCGTAGGTTATGGCGTTTCACCAGTTGGCCGGGTTTGCCCCATTGGCGGAGGGGGTGGGTATCCAGTTGGGATTGAACGGCGGCGAGGCGATCGCTCTGCTCCACCACTTCCGGCGCATCATCGAGGCTAAAGGGGGTAATCGGAATCGCCTCCGCTACCGAGGCACTGAGGTCATCACCGGGATAGTATTGCCCCAATTTGCGCGGTAAATCAAAGGGCGGGTCGAGCATATCGAGCAGGGTCTGAGCGATCGCCGTATCTCCCACCCCGATCACATCCTGACTCGCCACCACAGTCCAATCGTTCCCTTCGGTTAAACAGAGGTAATAGGGGACTTTGCCCCGGCCGGAGAGTTGGGCAACGAGGAGCACCGGCAGGGGTTGCGCCACGGAGACATGCTTACCTTTGAGGTAGAAAATGCTGCCGAGGGGTAGTTTGGGCAACCGTTGGGTAATATCTTGCTGGCGAGTTTCGATCGCTTGCTCGCGGAGAATTTTTAAGAGACGGCGTTCCTCTTTGGCCCGTTGGCGAAGTTTTTCGTAGTCTTCAATCTGGGGGACGGGGATGGGGGCGAGTTCCACGTCCAGTTTGGCGAGGTCGGTGGTGAGTTCTGCGATCGCTTGCTTATCCGGCGCTAACTTCAACGAAGCGGCATACTGGGCAAAACTCCGCTCCAAGAGGCTTTTCACCTGGGGCACAGAATGGGTTTGCAATAAATTCAACACCATGCCATAGGTGGGCGTAAATTGACTCACCAAGGGTTCAGCGGATTTGAGGGCGAGATCGGCGGCATCCTTAGCCCCCTCAAACCGGGTCTGTACCGTTACCACGTAACCCTGTTCATCCATCCCCCGTCGCCCGGCCCGGCCCGCCATTTGCAGGAACTCCGCCGCCCGCAACAGCCGATGACCATT
Coding sequences within:
- a CDS encoding DUF4255 domain-containing protein gives rise to the protein MSNHLAIATVTATLQRIIQSTIQADVSGARVTTLRPDSIGTATPTTGVNIFLYHVPMNYMWGNSAEIQRRNRRGEGAVRSRTAVDMHYMISCYGNDAELEPQRLLGSVIRTLTDYKIISRDLIHDTLEDANLDYLSNSDLSEQFAEIAFAPLNLTLDELSKVWSVFFQTPYCLSVAYKATVAMIEGEATGEAPLPVSDRQYGGTSPLAGQPQITEVISDRGRFYPIETSSTLRIRGQHLNGPDTFIRIGAIEAAPTEQSADQLLLNLATLPTDQLRAGIQSLQVVYRQAKADNGKPAPRVESNTTPFVLRPTVQHLEVGQLTGTARRGRNGTVTVESNLPMLPEQRVTLSLHEWSTNDPATYLFEASARDAIATVVDIPIKNVKPGDYLVRLHVDGAESCLEVDQDPESDTYGWYVGPRLLMV
- a CDS encoding response regulator, producing the protein MNTSAESVSVVLIDDEPLFRQGLRRFFSLSHSDAVVRVQVVGEADSVEQGLDLIQTRKPDMILLDMELPHLNGLDALLHLKEQAYAGDVLVLSAHQDDQWIFLAMQSGAKGYVFKEAVTEQLPAAIATVLAGKIYLAPDVATCFFRRFQDLASQSLPLVKSLHLTEREQDVLYWLVQGEPNTQIARHLFVTVATVKAHLTSIFEKLGVSSRTQAIVKALRLGLVKP
- a CDS encoding ATP-dependent zinc protease family protein produces the protein MSSSPLPLIGWREYLTLPALEIDPIKAKIDTGARSSALHAFDIEKIERDGIVLMQFKVHPQQRSTALTIQAEAPLLDQRTVKSSGGHAQLRPVVKTLVTVGEQTWPIELTLTSRDQMGFRMLLGREAIRRRFWVDPGRSYLQRSHP
- the glyS gene encoding glycine--tRNA ligase subunit beta, with the protein product MPNFLLEVGTEELPADFVASAIAQWQTLIPASLSAASLSPQHCAIYATPRRLAVVLTDVPAQQPDRSEELKGPPVKAAFKDGQPTPAATGFAKKQGISVDDFVIRDTPKGEFIFVTKHHLGQPAAALLPDLVQQWITGLEGRRFMRWGDGELRFPRPIRWLVTLWDEAVLPVTLTSGSDRIVSDRISQGHRVLHPEPVKLADPISYRDTLAAAAVVVDPEARRSHILDQIHQAAQSVNGRAIISDDLLAEVVNLVEAPHAVVGTFEAEYLALPSEVITTVMVTHQRYFPIQDNNGALLPHFITIANGDPQKADIIAAGNARVIRARLADGKFFYDADCDEPLEANLPQLETITFQADLGSMQVKVDRILDLTAEISQQLNLPPDLAATIERAALLCKADLVSQMVYEFPELQGIMGEKYARISGESDEVAQAIFEHYLPRGADDDLPQTLAGQVVGIADRLDSLVSIFGLGMIPTGSSDPFALRRAANAVINVIWAANLEINLLDLLEQFAAAFVSAHAEYESPFLALQSFFIQRARTLLQDELGIEYDLVNAVLGEDDPDYEVRALQNLCDLRDRACFLQSLRKNRTLELLYETVNRSTRLAAKGSLPTDELNPYEVIQSHLFEQESERELFQTLCKLLPQTQQAIAERDYQRLVDGLAAISPHVTRFFDGDDSVLVMAEDPDVQNNRLNLLGLIRNHARVLADFGAILKP
- the rimK gene encoding 30S ribosomal protein S6--L-glutamate ligase — protein: MKIAILSQDSSLYSTRRLREAAEERGHEIRVVNYLRCYMNITSHNPTIVYNGKTLENFDAIIPRIGASRTFYGTAVVRQFEVMGVFSANESQAISRSRDKLRCLQILAREGIGLPVTGFAHATEDIDGLIDTVGGAPLVIKLLEGTQGLGVVLAETKPAARSVIEAFRGLEANILVQEYIKEAKGADLRCFVVGGKVVAAMKRQGPPGEFRSNLHRGGSAAGVKLTPEERSTAVRSAKAMGLRVAGVDLLRSHHGPVVMEVNSSPGLEGIERATGVDVAGKIIEFIAKNAKNTGTRDRIQF
- a CDS encoding sensor histidine kinase, giving the protein MFSAQPSVSEPLPSPPLSALEAVAHQTLDSMLLATRAIAIWWVSDRPNAAPLCHSNPQHPHYSPQHLHHLQQDCHQVSRGEPSHFTTMLRPLASRHHHLTPTVCHITEPADLGILYHYPLPSESATPHYAALWCEKRLSSNQTHYIEQLLSLLCHYAQATQTLAQQQQRLDILQQTLQRGKHQLRSPLALIRLYAENLKLGLADETLQAQADVIRITATELSDNLKKLLDLHGPQSLHLMATNLQQVFADLETMLLPRLTERRVELAIAPQPLWIWVDPWKLKQVLEIVVTNALEFSPVGGTVSCRGDVAGDWVQIAIADQGPGIAPTVLPHIFEPFYSQRSGGTGLGLAIAADIIREHHGTIRVENRPHGGAAFQITLPHPPAQGTLGVLGEFCL
- the ndhC gene encoding photosynthetic/respiratory NAD(P)H-quinone oxidoreductase subunit C; translated protein: MFHLSGYEYFLGFLLIASSVPILSLIASKILRPRTGGPERRTTYESGMEPIGGAWIQFNIRYYMFALVFVVFDVETVFLYPWAVAFSQLGLLAFIEALIFIAILVVALVYAWRKGALEWS